One genomic window of Mycteria americana isolate JAX WOST 10 ecotype Jacksonville Zoo and Gardens chromosome Z, USCA_MyAme_1.0, whole genome shotgun sequence includes the following:
- the ARHGEF39 gene encoding rho guanine nucleotide exchange factor 39 isoform X2, which yields MSDLSLLFMAGANTVEEQRARWERKRSRTAKELLETEHKYLEQLDLVVTFFVTILKAKGTLKPAVLETIFGPLESIYSASHVLSLHLERGNLGRGLENFCQNLELYGHYAENLEQANKTLKEQLKKNKSFRRFKKLQETRPQFQGRKLEDLLPLPLQRLHQYKHFLRDLLENTSPDSAEYQKLASMIPPVDAGTWNSVSLLTNNLGILVFCLLPQDEKSSYSLWGSSGLLFPSSILIKMSMRTHWEYTCRVTDWESGLGVRSEKWQLYFFYHEGGETLKQVAQGSCRCPIAGSSGTGWTGL from the exons ATGAGTGACTTGTCCCTGCTGTTTATGGCTGGAGCAAACACTGTGGAAGAACAGAGGGCTCGCTGGGAGAGAAAGCGCAGCCGGACAGCCAAAGAGTTGCTGGAAACTGAGCACAAGTACCTTGAGCAGCTGGATTTGGTGGTCACA TTCTTTGTGACAATTTTAAAGGCTAAAGGGACGTTGAAACCTGCTGTGTTGGAAACCATATTTGGACCCCTGGAATCCATATATTCAGCTAGCCA TGTTCTGTCACTTCACCTGGAGAGAGGGAATTTGGGACGAGGATTGGAAAATTTCTGTCAGAATCTGGAGCTTTACGGCCACTATGCTGAGAATTTGGAGCAGGCAAATAAAACCTTGAAG gagcaactgaagaaaaataagtcatTCCGACGGTTTAAGAAACTGCAGGAGACTCGACCTCAGTTTCAAGGGAGGAAGCTAGAGGATCTGCTTCCTTTGCCCCTGCAGAGGTTGCACCA GTACAAGCATTTCCTCAGAGACCTGCTGGAGAACACCAGCCCAGACAGTGCTGAGTACCAGAAACTTGCAAGTATGATTCCACCTGTAGACGCTGGCACTTGGAACAGTGTTAGCCTCCTTACTAATAATCTTGGCATTCTCGTCTTCTGTCTACTTCCACAGGATGAAAAATCATCTTATTCTCTCTGGGGTTCTAGTGGATTACTATTTCCTTCCTCCATCTTGATCAAGATGTCCATGAGAACACATTGGGAATACACATGTAGAGTAACTGACTGGGAAAGTGGCCTGGGGGTTAGGTCGGAGAAATGGCAGCTctattttttttaccatgagggtggtgagacactgaaacaggttgcccagggaagctgtCGATGCCCCATTGCTGGAAGTTCAGGgacaggttggacagggctttga